In one Nocardia tengchongensis genomic region, the following are encoded:
- a CDS encoding cation:proton antiporter, whose translation MNFQTLTLITVLGLAGPWLAWRQSWHLPLILGELLAGIVFGTTGFGLLHPADPTFNFLADVGFAVVMFVAGTHVPVRDAAIRAALGRGAVRAAAVGVLAMLAGQAMAVWFDTGHGLLYAVLIASSSAAIVLPIIDSQGLGGKPVLELTAQVAIADAAAVVALPLVIDPGNAGRAAVGALLVAGAALLVYCFLHWVEESGIRHRLHTVSEDRKFALELRVSLALLFALGALATRSHVSIMLAGFALGLAVAAVGEPRRVAKQLFALSDGFLAPLFFVWLGARLNLREFGDHPYLILLGLALGAGAVLAHALMRCLGQPVPLGAIASAQIGVPVAAVTVGTQLHVLKPGEPAALMLGALVTIAAAAWGARSAARGTTDFARRG comes from the coding sequence GTGAACTTCCAGACCCTCACCCTGATCACCGTGCTCGGCCTGGCCGGGCCCTGGCTGGCATGGCGGCAGTCCTGGCATCTGCCGCTCATCCTGGGCGAACTGCTGGCCGGAATCGTCTTCGGCACCACCGGCTTCGGCCTGCTGCATCCCGCCGACCCGACCTTCAACTTCCTCGCGGACGTGGGCTTCGCCGTGGTCATGTTCGTGGCGGGCACCCATGTGCCGGTGCGCGACGCCGCGATCCGCGCGGCGCTCGGGCGGGGCGCGGTGCGCGCGGCGGCGGTGGGCGTGCTGGCCATGCTCGCCGGGCAGGCCATGGCGGTCTGGTTCGATACCGGGCACGGACTGCTCTACGCGGTGCTCATCGCTTCCTCGTCGGCGGCCATCGTGCTGCCCATCATCGATTCCCAGGGCCTGGGCGGAAAGCCGGTCCTGGAGTTGACCGCTCAGGTCGCCATCGCCGACGCGGCGGCGGTGGTGGCGCTGCCGCTGGTGATCGATCCGGGCAATGCAGGGCGGGCCGCCGTCGGCGCGCTGCTGGTGGCCGGGGCCGCGCTGCTCGTCTACTGCTTCCTGCACTGGGTGGAGGAGTCCGGTATCCGGCACCGGCTGCACACGGTGTCCGAGGACCGGAAGTTCGCCCTCGAGCTGCGGGTCAGCCTGGCGTTGCTGTTCGCGCTAGGCGCGCTGGCCACCCGCAGCCATGTGTCGATCATGTTGGCGGGCTTCGCTCTCGGCCTGGCGGTGGCGGCCGTCGGCGAACCGCGTCGGGTGGCCAAGCAGCTCTTCGCTCTCAGCGACGGATTCCTGGCACCGCTGTTCTTCGTGTGGCTGGGCGCGCGCCTGAACCTGCGCGAGTTCGGCGACCACCCGTACCTGATCCTGCTGGGCCTGGCCCTGGGCGCAGGGGCGGTGCTGGCCCACGCGCTGATGCGGTGCCTGGGTCAGCCGGTGCCGTTGGGGGCCATCGCTTCGGCGCAGATCGGCGTGCCGGTCGCCGCCGTCACGGTCGGCACCCAACTGCATGTGCTGAAGCCGGGCGAACCGGCCGCGCTCATGCTCGGGGCCTTGGTGACCATTGCCGCAGCCGCGTGGGGTGCGCGAAGCGCGGCCCGCGGGACAACTGATTTCGCGAGGCGAGGGTAA
- a CDS encoding RNA-binding S4 domain-containing protein, whose translation MTSAPLSTTAQARVDSWTWAVRLFKTRSAAAAACRSGHVRVNGVPVKPAHSLKPGDEIRVRVNGLERIVIVEQLITKRVGAAVAVQCMIDKSPPPPDPQVIALQPRRDRGAGRPTKRERRETDKLHRLPGT comes from the coding sequence GTGACCTCTGCTCCACTGAGCACCACGGCCCAGGCCCGAGTTGATTCTTGGACCTGGGCTGTTCGGCTTTTCAAGACCCGGTCGGCGGCCGCCGCGGCCTGCCGTTCCGGGCATGTGCGGGTCAACGGCGTGCCGGTCAAACCCGCGCATTCGCTGAAGCCCGGCGACGAGATCCGGGTCCGGGTCAATGGACTCGAACGCATCGTCATCGTCGAGCAGCTCATCACCAAGCGGGTCGGTGCGGCGGTGGCCGTGCAGTGCATGATCGACAAGAGCCCGCCCCCGCCGGATCCGCAGGTGATCGCGCTGCAGCCGCGCCGGGATCGCGGTGCGGGCCGTCCCACCAAGCGCGAACGCCGCGAGACCGACAAGCTCCACCGCCTCCCCGGGACTTAA
- a CDS encoding C40 family peptidase — translation MGAMAATTTGVFPAITATAATVEIPGIGNFDVPDEFAPQVQQFNQTVKDAETALQTPGALGGGAQVGAPAVAPAPQFQLPTIFNKPSSVGDIALHAAETKVGAQYSWGATGPYSFDCSGLVQWAYKQAGIELPRTSFEQSNVGAPVAFDDLQPGDIVITNGGGHVGIYAGDGKLLNAVQSGTPVSYTPLHASQVVTARRVVNA, via the coding sequence ATGGGTGCGATGGCGGCGACGACGACTGGTGTCTTCCCGGCGATCACCGCCACGGCCGCCACCGTCGAAATCCCCGGCATCGGAAACTTCGATGTGCCGGACGAATTCGCACCCCAGGTGCAGCAGTTCAACCAGACGGTCAAGGACGCCGAGACGGCGCTGCAGACCCCCGGCGCTCTGGGCGGCGGCGCTCAGGTCGGCGCCCCGGCGGTCGCGCCCGCTCCGCAGTTCCAGCTGCCGACCATCTTCAACAAGCCGAGCTCCGTGGGTGACATCGCCCTGCACGCGGCCGAGACCAAGGTCGGCGCCCAGTACTCCTGGGGCGCGACCGGTCCCTACAGCTTCGACTGCTCGGGCCTGGTCCAGTGGGCCTACAAGCAGGCCGGTATCGAGCTGCCCCGCACCAGCTTCGAGCAGTCCAACGTCGGCGCCCCGGTGGCCTTCGACGACCTGCAGCCCGGTGACATCGTCATCACCAACGGCGGCGGCCACGTCGGCATCTACGCCGGCGACGGCAAGCTGCTGAACGCGGTGCAGTCCGGCACCCCGGTCTCCTACACGCCGCTGCACGCGAGCCAGGTGGTCACCGCCCGCCGCGTCGTCAACGCGTGA